The Pseudomonas triclosanedens genome has a window encoding:
- a CDS encoding extracellular solute-binding protein, with translation MNKNNALRGLFAAATLVTACGASAAPEVRIYNWFDYIGPDTLKGFQQETGIRPQYDVYDSNEVLEAKLLSGHSGYDVVVPSDGFLPNYLKAGVFQPLDKSKLPNWKNLNPALLKVLESKDPGNQYVMPYMWGTNGIAYNVDKVKAVLGDNAPVDSWDLVFKPENLAKLKSCGVAFLDSPTEVIPQVLHYLGLPPNSRNPDDYKKAEELLTQLRPNITYFSSSKFVTDLANGDVCVALAWSGGAMQAASRAKEAGNGIHIEYRIPKEGAAAWFDVLAIPKDSKNVEQAHAFLNYLLRPEVVAPISDYVSYANPNQAADGLISKELHDNPNVYPPADVQARLYSVEMLPPKLERIRTRTWSQVKSGK, from the coding sequence ATGAACAAGAACAACGCGCTGCGCGGCCTGTTCGCCGCGGCCACCCTCGTCACCGCCTGTGGCGCCAGCGCCGCGCCGGAAGTGCGCATCTACAACTGGTTCGACTATATCGGCCCGGACACCCTCAAGGGCTTCCAGCAGGAAACCGGCATCCGCCCGCAGTACGATGTTTACGACAGTAACGAAGTGCTGGAAGCCAAACTGCTGTCCGGCCACTCCGGCTATGACGTGGTCGTTCCCAGCGACGGCTTCCTTCCCAACTACCTCAAGGCCGGCGTTTTCCAGCCGCTGGACAAGAGCAAGCTGCCGAACTGGAAGAACCTCAATCCGGCGCTGCTCAAGGTGTTGGAGAGCAAGGACCCCGGCAACCAGTACGTGATGCCCTACATGTGGGGCACCAACGGCATCGCCTACAACGTGGACAAGGTCAAGGCCGTGCTCGGCGACAACGCGCCAGTGGATTCCTGGGACCTGGTGTTCAAGCCGGAGAACCTGGCCAAGCTCAAGTCCTGCGGCGTGGCCTTCCTCGATTCGCCCACCGAGGTGATTCCGCAGGTGCTGCACTACCTGGGGCTGCCGCCCAACAGCCGCAACCCGGACGACTACAAGAAGGCCGAGGAGCTGCTGACCCAACTGCGCCCGAACATTACCTATTTCAGCTCCTCGAAGTTCGTTACCGACCTCGCCAACGGCGACGTCTGCGTGGCCCTGGCCTGGTCCGGCGGTGCGATGCAGGCTGCCAGCCGCGCCAAGGAAGCCGGCAACGGTATCCACATCGAGTACCGCATTCCCAAGGAAGGCGCCGCAGCCTGGTTCGACGTGCTGGCGATTCCGAAGGACTCGAAGAACGTCGAGCAGGCCCATGCCTTCCTCAACTACCTGTTGCGCCCGGAAGTGGTGGCGCCGATCTCCGACTACGTCTCCTACGCCAACCCCAACCAGGCGGCGGACGGTCTGATCTCGAAGGAACTGCACGACAACCCCAACGTCTATCCGCCGGCCGATGTGCAGGCCCGGCTGTATTCGGTGGAGATGCTGCCGCCGAAGCTGGAGCGCATCCGTACGCGCACCTGGAGCCAGGTGAAGTCCGGCAAGTGA
- a CDS encoding DUF3772 domain-containing protein, whose product MRGTFVHTCSRVLLMLALSLAGASLVLADEPTDVQAGDSIQLPDLPEDAGVDQLSARLELIRQRVSADSDDGLLSNLRQSALAVQAHAEQNATDIGAALSRTEDQLKVLGPATPNEAESLSKQRNDLTDAQKDLQKQLARANQLDKDAQDLAAQIVNLRRSQFNSQIATRYPPPLSPRFWSSLIRPTDDDLRRLQTVHNQVGNAIADAWLPGNRAPFIACLIAAVLLWVPGRRLLEQLLTKAMIRWIPVGRLRRSALALSVSLATIVTLGGAAGLIREGLDWNEQLTPGMSNLADQLLALVIFCTFTAGLGRALLAVQRPSWRLPDLPDPVASALSPFPWLMAWMLLLLGTQERLNSVSGASLALTVAVNGITALATAVLYGIALYRYRRARREAEGHETSALAGILVLAMLVTVLLIVLALVTGYLSLAYFLAGKLLWASVICASGYLLTALFGDLCEALLSPRHPIGERLAHNLGVDPRHQAQAATLLTGIGRTLLVLSTVLVAFSTTGTSPGELLQGMLHLVESGQSLGRLNIVPQDILLALATLAAGLFGLRLLKRWLADELLPETSMDAGMRASLVTLVGYIGMVILVLLVLSALRINLTSLTWVVSALSVGIGFGLQAIVQNFISGLILLTERPVKVGDWVSLTGGVEGDIRRINVRATEIQMSDYSTVIVPNSQFISQNVRNVTMGNALGVVSINLTLPLDTDVLKVRELLLHAFSEHAAIIDTPAPSVTFKELGATGLTLSVSGYVNSPRSVAGARSDLLFTILGRLRELGIALSSPQTMVLQQPPAPADPAGEPGSE is encoded by the coding sequence ATGCGGGGAACCTTCGTACACACCTGCAGCCGCGTGCTGCTGATGCTGGCCTTGTCGCTGGCCGGCGCCAGCCTGGTGCTGGCGGACGAGCCTACCGACGTCCAGGCCGGCGATTCCATCCAGTTGCCGGACCTGCCCGAGGATGCCGGCGTCGACCAGCTCAGCGCCCGCCTGGAGCTGATCCGCCAACGCGTCTCCGCCGACAGCGACGACGGCCTGCTGTCCAACCTGCGGCAGTCCGCGCTGGCCGTGCAGGCCCATGCGGAGCAGAACGCCACTGACATCGGCGCAGCGCTGTCGCGCACCGAGGACCAGCTCAAGGTGCTCGGCCCCGCCACACCCAACGAGGCCGAGAGCCTGAGCAAGCAGCGCAACGACCTGACGGATGCGCAGAAGGACCTGCAGAAACAATTGGCGCGTGCCAACCAGTTGGACAAGGACGCCCAGGACCTCGCCGCGCAGATCGTCAACCTGCGCCGCAGCCAGTTCAACTCACAGATCGCCACGCGCTACCCGCCACCGCTGAGTCCGCGCTTCTGGTCGAGCCTGATCCGCCCCACTGATGACGACCTCAGGCGTCTCCAGACTGTCCACAACCAGGTCGGCAACGCCATCGCCGATGCCTGGCTACCGGGCAACCGGGCGCCCTTCATCGCCTGCCTGATCGCCGCAGTGCTGCTGTGGGTACCGGGCCGGCGCCTGCTGGAGCAGTTGCTGACCAAGGCGATGATCCGCTGGATTCCGGTCGGGCGGCTGCGGCGCAGCGCCCTGGCGCTGTCGGTCAGCCTGGCGACCATCGTGACCCTGGGTGGCGCCGCCGGCCTGATCCGCGAGGGGCTGGACTGGAACGAGCAGCTCACCCCAGGCATGTCCAACCTGGCGGATCAGTTGCTCGCGCTGGTGATCTTCTGCACCTTCACCGCCGGCCTCGGCCGCGCCCTGCTGGCCGTGCAGCGGCCATCCTGGCGCCTGCCGGACCTGCCCGACCCCGTCGCCAGCGCGCTCTCGCCCTTCCCCTGGTTGATGGCCTGGATGCTCCTGCTGCTGGGCACCCAGGAACGCCTGAACAGCGTCAGCGGCGCCAGCCTCGCGCTGACCGTGGCGGTCAATGGCATCACGGCCCTGGCGACCGCCGTTTTGTACGGCATAGCGCTGTATCGCTACCGCCGCGCGCGCCGTGAAGCCGAAGGACACGAGACCTCCGCGCTGGCGGGCATTCTGGTGTTGGCGATGCTGGTGACCGTGCTGCTGATCGTCCTGGCATTGGTCACCGGCTACCTGTCGCTGGCCTATTTCCTCGCCGGCAAGCTGCTCTGGGCCAGCGTCATCTGCGCCAGCGGCTACCTGCTCACCGCGCTGTTCGGCGACCTCTGCGAAGCACTGCTGTCCCCCAGGCACCCGATCGGCGAACGCCTGGCGCACAACCTCGGGGTCGACCCGCGGCACCAGGCACAGGCAGCCACGTTGCTCACCGGCATCGGCCGCACCCTGCTGGTGCTTTCGACTGTGCTCGTGGCCTTTTCCACCACGGGCACCAGCCCCGGCGAGTTGCTGCAGGGCATGCTGCACCTGGTGGAAAGCGGCCAGTCGCTGGGCCGCCTGAACATCGTCCCGCAGGACATCCTGCTGGCCCTCGCTACCCTCGCGGCCGGCCTGTTCGGCCTGCGTCTGCTCAAGCGCTGGCTGGCCGACGAACTGCTGCCGGAAACCAGCATGGATGCCGGCATGCGCGCCTCGCTGGTAACCCTCGTCGGCTACATCGGCATGGTCATCCTGGTGCTGCTGGTGCTCTCGGCCCTGCGCATCAACCTGACCAGCCTTACATGGGTAGTCAGCGCCCTGTCGGTGGGCATCGGCTTCGGCCTGCAGGCCATCGTGCAGAACTTCATTTCCGGCTTGATCCTGCTGACCGAGCGCCCGGTGAAGGTTGGCGACTGGGTCAGCCTGACCGGCGGCGTGGAGGGCGACATCCGCCGCATCAACGTGCGCGCTACGGAAATCCAGATGTCCGACTATTCCACGGTGATCGTCCCCAACTCGCAGTTCATTTCGCAGAACGTGCGCAACGTGACGATGGGCAACGCCCTCGGTGTGGTCAGCATCAACCTGACGCTGCCGCTGGATACCGACGTACTCAAGGTCCGCGAGCTGCTGCTGCACGCCTTCAGCGAACACGCGGCGATCATCGATACCCCGGCGCCGTCGGTGACCTTCAAGGAGCTGGGCGCGACCGGCCTGACGCTCAGTGTCTCCGGCTACGTGAACAGCCCGCGCTCGGTCGCCGGGGCGCGCAGCGACCTGCTCTTCACCATTCTGGGGCGCCTGCGCGAGCTGGGCATCGCGCTATCGTCACCGCAGACGATGGTGCTCCAGCAGCCGCCGGCACCGGCCGATCCAGCCGGCGAGCCGGGCAGCGAATGA
- a CDS encoding class I SAM-dependent methyltransferase, translated as MDEARLNEFMGKLVTDMGGAAMLANIILGEELGLYRAMADSLPVSAETLAERTGCNARLVREWLSAHAASGYMEHSDGQFRLPEEQALALAVEDSPVYVAGGAVVVAALFHDKDKLVAAMRGDGALPWGDHHPCMFSGTERFFRPGYRAHLVSEWLPALEGVVEKLQRGAQVADVGCGHGASTVIMAQAFPGSRFVGFDYHAPSIDTANQRAREAGVAERARFQRASAKDYPGDYDLICFFDCLHDMGDPVGAARHARQALKPGGTVLLVEPFANDHLEDNLNPVGRLFYAASTFICTPNSLSQEVGLGLGAQAGEGRLRKVFEEAGFSSFRRAAQTPFNLILEARA; from the coding sequence ATGGACGAAGCCAGACTCAACGAATTCATGGGCAAGCTGGTCACCGACATGGGCGGCGCTGCGATGCTCGCCAACATCATCCTCGGCGAAGAACTTGGCCTGTACCGCGCGATGGCCGACAGCCTGCCGGTCAGCGCCGAAACCCTGGCCGAACGCACGGGCTGCAACGCCCGGCTGGTGCGCGAATGGCTGAGCGCCCACGCCGCCTCGGGCTACATGGAGCACAGCGACGGGCAATTCCGCCTGCCGGAAGAACAGGCCCTGGCGCTGGCGGTGGAAGACTCGCCGGTCTACGTCGCCGGCGGCGCGGTGGTGGTCGCCGCGCTGTTCCATGACAAGGACAAGCTGGTGGCCGCCATGCGTGGCGATGGCGCGCTCCCCTGGGGCGACCACCACCCCTGCATGTTCTCCGGCACCGAGCGGTTCTTCCGTCCCGGCTACCGCGCGCACCTGGTGAGTGAATGGCTACCCGCGCTGGAAGGCGTGGTGGAAAAGCTCCAGCGCGGCGCACAGGTCGCCGATGTTGGCTGCGGCCACGGCGCCTCCACGGTGATCATGGCCCAGGCATTCCCCGGCTCGCGCTTCGTCGGGTTCGATTACCACGCACCGTCTATAGACACCGCCAACCAGCGTGCCCGCGAGGCCGGCGTGGCCGAGCGTGCCCGCTTCCAGCGCGCCAGCGCCAAGGACTACCCCGGCGACTACGACCTGATCTGCTTCTTCGACTGCCTGCACGACATGGGCGACCCGGTGGGCGCTGCCCGCCACGCCAGGCAGGCGCTCAAGCCCGGCGGCACAGTGCTGCTGGTGGAGCCGTTCGCCAACGATCACCTGGAAGACAACCTGAACCCGGTCGGCCGGCTGTTCTACGCGGCTTCCACCTTCATCTGCACACCCAACTCACTGTCCCAGGAAGTCGGTCTCGGGCTGGGCGCCCAGGCCGGCGAAGGCCGTTTGCGCAAGGTGTTCGAGGAGGCCGGCTTCAGCAGCTTCCGCCGCGCGGCGCAGACCCCCTTCAATCTGATCCTGGAGGCCCGCGCCTGA
- a CDS encoding AraC family transcriptional regulator: MNPLTFSRSTWLNSLHMTSLTVALMESEGHSREAILEGSGITGDDLLDLRRLVSPWQEQQVFANVQNLAGEPALGLRLGVRTRITAYGLLGYALLSAPTLGEALRIGLSYPVLLGTYFHLALEVDGDMAWLVATGYGEEEAMRPFNTELCLGSLKVACADLLGQPLPLVRAEFDYEGPAERRAAYATLFGCQLSFDCPRSAIGFPASWLEMRLPLADAVTHREMLEQCRRQNIDLAARRAWLDKVRAILGERLQEPPGLEELARRLNCSSRSLRRHLQQQQTSYQQLLDELRFARAKELLQGGDMPIYRIAEELGFSETASLRHAFQRWSGQPPSHFRA; encoded by the coding sequence ATGAATCCTCTGACCTTCTCCCGCTCTACCTGGCTCAACTCCCTGCACATGACTTCCCTGACCGTCGCGCTGATGGAATCGGAAGGGCACAGCCGCGAGGCTATCCTCGAGGGCAGCGGCATCACCGGGGACGATCTGCTCGATCTGCGCCGGCTGGTCAGCCCCTGGCAGGAGCAGCAGGTTTTCGCCAACGTGCAGAACCTTGCCGGCGAGCCCGCTCTCGGCCTGCGCCTGGGCGTGCGCACACGCATCACCGCCTACGGCCTGCTCGGTTACGCGCTCTTGTCCGCGCCGACCCTGGGCGAGGCGTTGCGCATCGGCCTGAGCTACCCGGTGCTGCTGGGTACCTATTTCCACCTGGCGCTGGAGGTGGACGGCGACATGGCGTGGCTGGTCGCCACCGGCTATGGCGAGGAAGAGGCCATGCGCCCGTTCAACACCGAGTTGTGCCTGGGCTCGCTGAAGGTGGCCTGCGCCGACCTGCTCGGCCAGCCGTTGCCGCTGGTGCGTGCCGAATTCGACTACGAAGGCCCGGCGGAACGCCGCGCCGCCTACGCCACGCTGTTCGGCTGCCAGCTGAGCTTCGATTGTCCGCGCAGCGCCATCGGCTTCCCCGCCAGCTGGCTGGAAATGCGCCTGCCACTGGCCGACGCCGTGACCCACCGCGAGATGCTCGAACAGTGCCGCCGCCAGAACATCGACCTGGCCGCGCGCCGTGCCTGGCTCGACAAGGTCCGCGCGATCCTCGGCGAACGCCTGCAGGAGCCGCCGGGCCTTGAGGAACTCGCGCGGCGCCTGAACTGCTCGTCGCGCAGCCTGCGCCGGCATTTGCAGCAACAGCAGACCAGCTACCAGCAACTGCTCGACGAACTGCGTTTCGCCCGCGCCAAGGAGCTGCTGCAGGGCGGCGACATGCCGATCTACCGAATCGCCGAGGAACTCGGCTTCAGCGAAACCGCCAGCCTGCGCCATGCCTTCCAACGCTGGAGCGGCCAGCCGCCAAGCCATTTCCGGGCCTGA
- a CDS encoding histone deacetylase family protein → MLTVYSDDHRLHFGQSELVDGKLQPCFEMPSRADTVLARVKSQNLGEVIAPKDFGLEPILRTHNTRYVEFLKGAWARWAAEGHTGDLVSTTFPGRRLRRDGPIPTALMGELGHYSFDTEAPITAGTWQAIYSSAQVALTAQDHMRQGANMAFGLCRPPGHHAGSDFMGGYCFLNNAAIVSQAFLDQGAKRVAILDVDYHHGNGTQDIFYRRNDVLFASIHGDPLVEYPYFLGHADELGEGAGEGYNHNYPLAHGTGWDGWSAALDDACRKIAAYAPDAVVVSLGVDTYKDDPISQFKLDSPDYLRMGERIAAMGIPTLFIMEGGYAVEAIGVNAVNVLQGYEAAAR, encoded by the coding sequence ATGCTTACCGTGTACAGCGATGATCACCGCCTGCATTTCGGCCAGTCCGAACTGGTCGACGGCAAACTCCAGCCTTGCTTCGAAATGCCCAGCCGCGCGGACACCGTGCTGGCCCGCGTGAAGTCGCAGAACCTGGGTGAGGTCATTGCGCCGAAGGACTTCGGGCTCGAACCGATCCTGCGCACTCACAACACCCGCTATGTCGAGTTCCTCAAGGGCGCCTGGGCCCGCTGGGCGGCCGAAGGCCATACTGGCGACCTGGTCTCCACCACCTTCCCGGGCCGCCGCCTGCGCCGCGACGGGCCGATCCCCACCGCGCTGATGGGCGAGCTGGGCCACTACAGCTTCGACACCGAAGCGCCGATCACCGCCGGCACCTGGCAGGCCATCTACAGCTCCGCGCAGGTCGCGCTGACCGCCCAGGACCACATGCGCCAGGGCGCCAACATGGCCTTCGGCCTGTGCCGTCCGCCGGGCCACCATGCCGGCAGCGACTTCATGGGCGGCTACTGCTTCCTGAACAACGCCGCCATCGTCAGCCAGGCGTTCCTCGACCAGGGCGCCAAGCGCGTGGCGATCCTCGACGTGGACTACCACCACGGCAACGGCACCCAGGATATCTTCTACCGCCGCAACGACGTGCTGTTCGCCTCGATCCACGGTGATCCGCTGGTCGAGTACCCATACTTCCTCGGCCACGCCGACGAACTGGGCGAGGGTGCCGGCGAAGGCTACAACCACAACTACCCGCTGGCCCACGGCACCGGCTGGGATGGCTGGTCCGCCGCCCTGGACGACGCCTGCCGCAAGATCGCCGCCTATGCGCCGGACGCCGTGGTGGTATCGCTGGGCGTGGACACCTACAAGGACGACCCGATCTCCCAGTTCAAGCTGGACAGCCCGGACTACCTGCGCATGGGCGAACGCATCGCCGCGATGGGCATCCCGACGCTGTTCATCATGGAGGGCGGTTACGCGGTCGAGGCCATCGGCGTGAACGCGGTGAACGTGCTGCAAGGCTACGAAGCCGCGGCCCGCTAA
- a CDS encoding DUF3079 domain-containing protein — protein sequence MAKKFPLNPPHPERICWGCDRYCPSTSLACGNGADRTMHPAEMLGDDWYQYGDWNIDVPEKIEVRLEPSS from the coding sequence ATGGCCAAGAAATTCCCCCTCAACCCGCCGCATCCCGAGCGCATCTGCTGGGGTTGCGACCGCTACTGCCCATCGACCAGCCTGGCCTGCGGCAACGGCGCCGATCGCACCATGCACCCGGCCGAAATGCTCGGTGATGACTGGTACCAGTACGGTGACTGGAATATCGACGTGCCGGAGAAAATCGAAGTGCGGCTGGAGCCTTCCAGCTGA